From Quercus lobata isolate SW786 chromosome 1, ValleyOak3.0 Primary Assembly, whole genome shotgun sequence, one genomic window encodes:
- the LOC115950739 gene encoding uncharacterized protein LOC115950739: MATSQKGPIFIKSIDGTKEYKDKHFIADLFLKVIGEVGHQHVQIITDNASIMKATGSIVEAKYPHIFWSPCVVHTLNLALKNICAPKYSLQNEVAYNECNWIAQLLAVAETRFASIIIMLKRLFQVKQNLRNMVVSEEWMSYREDDVGKAQTVRDYVLNDLWWDKVAYILRFTEPIYEMLRVADTDAPILHKVKWIEEVRGHVAPHKDAEISVERNKCLKRIFPDPDDRQKFNVEFGLFNALKTYDEDNMEDRWNYDPMLWRRPEYTTGESKKWAIGGDNWDEPFGGPGLLEIAYLTLDEPEMETSIVENNDYVDDNDVVVL; the protein is encoded by the exons ATGGCTACATCACAGAAAGGGCCAATTTTTATCAAATCCATTGATGGTACCAAAGAGTACAAAGACAAGCACTTCATTGCTGACTTGTTTCTAAAGGTCATTGGTGAGGTTGGGCATCAACATGTCCAAATTATTACTGATAATGCGTCTATTATGAAGGCTACAGGATCTATTGTTGAAGCTAAATATCCTCATATATTTTGGTCACCTTGTGTTGTGCATACTCTCAATTTGGCTTTGAAGAATATATGTGCACCTAAGTACTCTTTGCAGAATGAGGTTGCATATAATGAATGTAACTGGATTGCACAA TTACTTGCTGTTGCTGAAACACGATTTGCTTCAATAATCATCATGCTTAAAAGATTgtttcaagtaaaacaaaatcttCGAAATATGGTCGTTAGTGAGGAATGGATGTCATATAGAGAAGATGATGTGGGAAAAGCTCAAACTGTGAGAGATTATGTTTTGAATGATTTGTGGTGGGACAAGGTTGCATATATTCTAAGATTCACAGAACCTATTTATGAGATGCTTCGAGTGGCTGACACGGATGCACCTATTCTCCATAAGGT TAAATGGATTGAGGAAGTCAGAGGCCATGTTGCACCACATAAGGATGCTGAAATTTCAGTGGAGAGAAACAAGTGCCTCAAAAGGATCTTTCCTGATCCTGATGATAGGCAGAAATTTAATGTGGAGTTTGGTTTGTTTAACGCATTAAAGACTTATGATGAGGATAACATGGAGGATAGGTGGAACTATGATCCAATGCTTTG GAGGAGGCCCGAATACACTACTGGAGAATCTAAGAAGTGGGCCATTGGTGGAGATAATTGGGATGAACCATTTGGAGGACCTGGGTTGCTTGAGATTGCTTATCTCACACTAGATGAGCCAGAAATGGAGACAAGTATTGTTGAGAATAATGACTATGTTGATGACAATGATGTTGTTGTTCTGTGA